One Methanosphaera sp. WGK6 genomic region harbors:
- the uvrB gene encoding excinuclease ABC subunit UvrB: MSKFNLYSDYKPFGDQPKAINSLVEHFKSGDKEQTLEGVTGSGKTFTMANVIEQLDKPTLVMSHNKTLASQLYEEFKEFFPDNAVEYFVSYYDYYQPEAYVAQTDTFIDKESSVNEEIDRLRHSATQSLLTRDDVIVVSSVSCIYGIGSPEDYAEFTLTLEVEQQITREEILKSLIEMQYSRNDVAFERGQFRVHGDVIEIFPINANYALRVEMWGDEIDVVYKTNPLKGDIIEELRKVIIFPAKHFVIAREKQDRAIANIKKEMRECVETFKATGKYVEAQRIEQRTNFDMEMLQEIGYCSGIENYSMHMNGRTWGETPYSLLGYFPDDYLTIIDESHVTVPQIRGMYEGDRARKENLVQYGFRLPSAKENRPLKFDEFLRAQNQVLYVSATPAAFELSRSKNKVEQIIRPTGLVDPKPIIRPIKNQVDDLLGEIRKRASKNQRVLVTSLTKKMAEDLTDYYIKMDVKARYLHSEITTLERTEIIDDLRRGEFDCLIGVNLLREGLDLPEVSLVAILDADKEGFLRSKTSLIQTIGRAARNVDGEVILYADNMTDSLINAVNITERRRKIQMAYNKDHDIIPRSVVRKIKEKKIENTVEDIQEIDNITVDEIDEIIKELEKEMKEAAKNLDFEKAAKLRDRITELKEE; the protein is encoded by the coding sequence ATGTCAAAATTCAATTTATATTCTGATTATAAACCCTTTGGTGATCAACCAAAAGCTATTAATTCCCTTGTAGAACACTTCAAAAGTGGAGATAAAGAGCAGACACTAGAAGGAGTTACAGGTTCTGGAAAAACATTTACTATGGCAAATGTTATTGAACAATTAGATAAGCCAACACTTGTAATGTCACATAATAAAACATTAGCTTCACAGTTATATGAAGAATTTAAAGAATTTTTCCCAGATAATGCAGTTGAATACTTTGTAAGTTACTATGATTATTATCAACCAGAAGCATATGTGGCTCAAACAGATACATTTATAGATAAAGAATCATCTGTGAATGAGGAAATTGACAGATTACGTCACTCTGCAACACAATCATTATTAACAAGAGATGATGTTATTGTTGTATCTAGTGTTTCTTGCATATATGGTATTGGTTCACCTGAGGACTATGCTGAATTTACATTAACATTAGAAGTAGAACAACAAATAACAAGAGAAGAAATACTTAAATCATTAATAGAAATGCAGTATAGTAGAAATGATGTTGCATTTGAAAGAGGTCAATTTAGAGTTCATGGCGATGTTATTGAAATTTTTCCAATAAATGCTAATTATGCATTACGTGTAGAAATGTGGGGTGATGAAATAGATGTTGTCTATAAAACCAACCCATTAAAAGGAGATATAATTGAAGAACTTCGCAAAGTAATCATATTTCCTGCAAAACACTTCGTTATTGCCCGTGAAAAACAAGATAGAGCAATAGCAAATATTAAAAAAGAAATGAGAGAATGTGTTGAAACATTTAAAGCTACTGGAAAATATGTTGAAGCACAACGTATAGAACAACGAACTAACTTTGACATGGAAATGTTACAAGAAATAGGTTATTGTTCAGGTATAGAAAATTATTCTATGCATATGAATGGACGTACATGGGGAGAAACACCATATTCATTATTAGGTTATTTTCCTGATGATTACTTAACCATTATAGATGAATCACATGTAACTGTTCCACAAATAAGAGGAATGTATGAAGGAGATAGAGCAAGAAAAGAAAATCTTGTACAATATGGTTTTAGATTACCTAGTGCAAAGGAAAATAGACCTTTGAAATTTGATGAATTCCTAAGAGCACAAAATCAGGTATTATATGTTTCAGCTACTCCTGCTGCATTTGAATTAAGTAGAAGTAAAAATAAAGTAGAACAAATTATCAGACCTACAGGACTAGTTGATCCTAAACCTATTATAAGACCAATTAAAAATCAAGTAGATGATTTACTTGGTGAAATAAGAAAAAGAGCCTCAAAAAATCAAAGAGTACTCGTCACATCCCTTACTAAGAAAATGGCAGAAGATTTAACAGATTACTATATAAAAATGGATGTTAAAGCAAGATATCTTCACTCAGAAATTACAACATTAGAAAGAACAGAAATAATTGATGACCTACGAAGAGGAGAATTTGACTGTCTTATAGGAGTAAATCTATTAAGAGAAGGACTTGATTTACCAGAAGTATCATTAGTAGCTATACTCGATGCTGATAAAGAAGGATTTCTACGTTCAAAAACATCACTCATACAAACAATTGGTAGAGCTGCACGTAATGTAGATGGTGAAGTAATATTATATGCTGATAATATGACTGATTCATTGATAAATGCTGTAAACATAACAGAACGTAGAAGAAAAATACAAATGGCATATAATAAAGACCATGATATTATACCTAGAAGTGTTGTACGTAAAATCAAAGAAAAGAAAATAGAAAATACTGTTGAAGATATACAAGAAATTGATAATATCACTGTAGATGAAATAGATGAAATTATAAAAGAACTTGAAAAAGAAATGAAAGAAGCTGCAAAAAATCTTGACTTTGAAAAAGCTGCCAAACTAAGAGATCGAATAACAGAACTAAAAGAGGAATAA
- the uvrC gene encoding excinuclease ABC subunit UvrC, whose product MSMKITNPSELPQKPGVYIMHDKNDEVIYVGKAKKLKNRVQSYFRDEDKLDRPKTQVLMRHFSYLEYIITNTEKEALILEANLIKKHMPRYNISLKDGKQYPYIKITNEEFPRIYITRKLSNDGAAYYGPYTDVTNARGFIDFLNKNFQIRTCKHMDGPCLNYQIKQCSAPCANKISQKDYNRNIRRVKLLLQGKYKTILKNLKRDMNKYSQNMEFEKAAMLRDQIETITVTLEKQNIQPTQDVDQDIIGIDHNETEAAVVIISVRNGKTNKKDDIILKGIDGFTDKEILTEFIKQYYSTAPIPEHIILEDEIDDEKIISEWLTDKCNHKVKLKVAEDGHYITLINIAKKNAHISLTENTKEQENPLLTLKQYLNLPKLPYHIEGFDISNISGIHAVASMVVFEDAKPAKKMYRKFKMNTPGPNDFAMMKEVITRRYSHISPNFQDDVKNPNDSIYIRPDLVLIDGGKGQLGMAVEVFKELNITDVPLVGLAKKFEELYVPGRMDPIILPRKSTALQLLQYVRDESHRFAITFHRNVRARAFTKSVLDEIPGVGKKRKQLLLKHFENLDAIYNANLSDIEEVEGISKKLAKTIYDVVQKDKKENS is encoded by the coding sequence ATGTCTATGAAAATAACAAATCCAAGTGAATTACCACAAAAACCTGGCGTATATATTATGCATGATAAAAATGATGAAGTAATATATGTGGGGAAAGCAAAGAAACTTAAAAACAGGGTGCAAAGCTATTTTCGTGATGAAGATAAATTAGATAGACCAAAAACACAAGTACTAATGAGACACTTTTCTTATCTTGAATACATAATAACAAACACTGAAAAAGAAGCATTAATTCTTGAAGCAAATCTTATAAAAAAACACATGCCTCGTTATAATATTAGTTTAAAAGATGGAAAACAATATCCTTACATTAAAATAACTAATGAAGAATTTCCAAGAATATACATAACAAGAAAATTAAGTAATGATGGAGCAGCATACTATGGACCATATACTGATGTGACAAATGCAAGGGGATTTATTGACTTTCTAAACAAAAACTTCCAAATAAGAACATGTAAACATATGGATGGGCCATGTCTAAATTATCAAATAAAACAGTGTAGTGCACCATGTGCAAATAAGATATCACAAAAAGATTATAATAGAAACATAAGACGTGTAAAATTACTACTACAAGGAAAATATAAAACAATACTTAAAAATCTAAAAAGAGACATGAATAAATACTCACAAAACATGGAATTTGAAAAAGCAGCAATGTTAAGAGACCAAATAGAAACAATAACTGTAACCCTAGAAAAACAAAATATACAACCAACACAAGATGTAGATCAAGATATTATAGGAATTGACCATAATGAAACAGAAGCAGCAGTAGTAATAATATCAGTAAGAAATGGTAAAACAAACAAGAAAGATGATATTATACTAAAAGGTATTGATGGATTTACAGATAAAGAAATATTAACTGAATTTATTAAACAATACTATTCAACAGCACCAATACCTGAACATATAATCCTTGAAGATGAAATTGATGATGAAAAAATAATTAGTGAATGGTTAACTGATAAATGTAATCATAAAGTAAAACTAAAAGTAGCAGAGGATGGGCATTACATTACACTTATTAATATAGCTAAGAAAAATGCACATATTAGTTTAACAGAAAATACTAAAGAACAAGAAAATCCCTTATTAACATTAAAACAATATCTAAATCTTCCAAAATTACCTTATCATATTGAAGGTTTTGATATATCAAATATATCAGGGATACATGCAGTAGCATCAATGGTTGTATTTGAAGATGCAAAACCTGCAAAGAAGATGTATCGTAAATTTAAGATGAATACACCAGGACCAAATGATTTTGCAATGATGAAAGAAGTAATTACACGAAGATACTCACATATATCTCCAAATTTTCAAGATGATGTTAAAAATCCTAATGATTCAATATACATACGTCCTGATTTAGTATTAATAGATGGTGGTAAAGGACAACTAGGGATGGCTGTGGAAGTATTCAAAGAATTAAACATAACTGATGTGCCCTTAGTAGGTCTTGCAAAGAAATTTGAGGAATTATATGTTCCAGGCAGAATGGATCCTATAATACTACCTAGAAAATCAACAGCACTACAATTATTACAATATGTTCGAGATGAATCACATCGTTTTGCAATAACATTCCATAGAAATGTTAGAGCAAGAGCCTTTACAAAATCAGTACTGGATGAAATACCAGGTGTTGGTAAAAAAAGAAAACAACTATTATTAAAACACTTTGAAAATCTAGATGCAATATATAATGCAAATTTAAGTGATATAGAAGAAGTTGAAGGAATATCTAAAAAATTAGCTAAAACAATATATGATGTTGTACAAAAAGATAAAAAAGAAAATAGTTAA
- a CDS encoding 4Fe-4S binding protein, with protein sequence MQIMEYIESLTDVCGIADLNKDNKKLIKTYGKDICKYPYAIVIGHKMNEDIIETIPLTYNDDKLAKKYNDEYYNSHKRASNIAKKINNYIQNEGYDGIILDVSGKSDEINLKQSFSNKASAHIAGVGWLGKNNLLTTKEFGPRLTWVTILTNAPLGEYTGVEMESLCDECTLCVNACPGNAIVDLPDPSKSYSPEKCGKYIMSRRDEGHPMACGMCLYICPYGNNKSRKILEK encoded by the coding sequence ATGCAAATAATGGAATATATTGAATCTTTAACAGATGTATGTGGAATTGCAGATTTAAATAAAGATAACAAAAAATTAATTAAAACTTATGGTAAAGACATTTGCAAGTATCCTTATGCTATTGTTATAGGTCATAAAATGAATGAAGATATCATTGAAACTATACCATTAACATATAATGATGATAAACTAGCAAAGAAATATAATGATGAATATTATAATTCACACAAACGAGCTTCTAATATAGCTAAAAAAATAAATAACTATATTCAAAATGAAGGCTATGATGGAATTATATTAGATGTTTCAGGAAAAAGTGATGAAATTAATCTTAAACAATCATTTAGTAATAAAGCAAGTGCTCATATTGCTGGTGTAGGTTGGCTTGGTAAAAATAATCTTCTGACAACAAAGGAGTTTGGTCCAAGATTAACATGGGTTACTATTCTTACTAATGCACCACTAGGTGAATATACAGGAGTTGAGATGGAATCATTGTGTGATGAGTGTACATTATGTGTTAATGCTTGTCCTGGAAATGCCATTGTTGACTTACCAGATCCTTCTAAATCATATAGTCCTGAAAAGTGTGGAAAGTATATTATGAGTAGAAGAGATGAAGGCCATCCTATGGCTTGTGGTATGTGTCTTTATATTTGCCCATATGGAAATAATAAAAGTAGAAAAATACTTGAAAAATAG
- a CDS encoding flavodoxin family protein — protein MKAITVIASPHKKGNCRTIVDAITEGIKENNGENTIYYVDDMNIKPCQACMGCRNPDKPSKCVIEDDFRKIMDDLEKKDALIFAAPNYFGEINAQGHIFMDRFYSMTKSTPNQFKKDKKAVVIFTYGARDGYYDEYINRRAQLFESIGLTVDSIISAGSGKPNSGNSEDILQKAKNIGNNL, from the coding sequence ATGAAAGCTATAACAGTAATAGCAAGTCCACATAAAAAAGGAAATTGTAGAACAATAGTAGATGCGATAACTGAAGGAATAAAAGAAAATAATGGAGAAAATACAATATACTATGTAGATGATATGAATATAAAACCATGTCAAGCATGTATGGGTTGTAGAAATCCAGATAAACCTAGTAAATGTGTTATAGAAGATGATTTTAGAAAAATAATGGATGATTTAGAAAAAAAAGATGCACTTATATTTGCAGCACCCAACTATTTTGGAGAAATCAATGCACAAGGCCATATATTTATGGATAGATTCTATTCCATGACTAAAAGCACGCCCAATCAATTTAAAAAAGATAAAAAAGCAGTAGTTATATTTACCTATGGTGCACGTGATGGATATTATGATGAATATATTAATCGTAGAGCACAACTTTTTGAATCAATAGGCTTAACTGTTGATAGTATCATATCAGCAGGTAGTGGAAAACCCAACTCTGGAAATAGTGAAGACATACTTCAAAAAGCTAAAAATATAGGCAATAATTTATAA
- a CDS encoding YIP1 family protein, with amino-acid sequence MYYYKLLIMMSRITNFFTDCGEVITSPEDLFYVKRQYGDHNGIWSLIFFSIFLALIIGLAIGNLTVTGILVFVLLVFSLIFKLIQAVLIYLFARLLGGHGEFIGTFNLISYSSVLDIFIILGIACLTLGKLIIIPLLLLVLLWKMVIVITAVNSEYDIGYGKSFLSAYGIILLIFTIIVGLL; translated from the coding sequence ATGTATTATTATAAATTATTAATCATGATGTCTAGAATTACAAATTTTTTCACTGATTGTGGTGAAGTTATAACATCTCCTGAGGATTTGTTTTATGTAAAAAGACAATATGGTGATCATAATGGTATATGGTCTCTTATATTTTTCTCTATATTCTTAGCATTAATAATAGGTTTAGCTATAGGTAATTTAACAGTTACTGGAATACTGGTCTTTGTTTTATTAGTATTTTCATTAATTTTTAAGCTTATCCAAGCAGTACTTATATATTTATTTGCAAGATTACTAGGTGGGCATGGAGAATTTATAGGTACATTTAATTTAATCTCTTACTCAAGTGTTCTTGACATATTCATAATACTTGGAATAGCATGTTTAACATTAGGTAAACTAATTATTATTCCATTACTTTTATTAGTATTATTATGGAAAATGGTGATTGTTATAACTGCCGTTAATAGTGAATATGATATAGGATATGGTAAATCATTTTTATCAGCATATGGAATTATTTTATTAATATTTACTATAATTGTGGGGTTATTATAA
- a CDS encoding M42 family metallopeptidase, with protein sequence MKDLLKKLSEACGISGFEGNIREILKDELKDHVDEMETDTMGNLITTHKGKEGKPSVMLASHMDEIGLMVSYIDDNGFIKFVKIGGINDQMLLNQKVFIQTEDGEVPGVIGSKPPHITSASEAKKIVPYTDMFIDIGAKDKEQAEELVSIGDAIVFHTEFEEYLNDLVMGKALDNRVGCTVMAEVMKQTDCDATVYGVGTVQEEVGLKGAKTSAFKLNPDLAIALDTTIAGDHPGVKPENAPAKAGEGPVIVFADASGRGLLSHPMMKKLLIEAAEAAEIDYQVEVGDGGTTDATAIHLTREGIPTTTLSVATRYIHTPVSVVSVKDIEDTVKLILEFLKRL encoded by the coding sequence ATGAAAGATTTATTAAAAAAATTATCTGAAGCTTGTGGAATTTCAGGATTTGAAGGAAATATCCGTGAAATATTAAAAGACGAATTAAAAGACCATGTTGATGAAATGGAAACTGATACAATGGGTAATCTTATCACAACCCATAAAGGTAAAGAAGGAAAACCTAGTGTAATGTTAGCTTCACATATGGATGAAATTGGTCTTATGGTAAGTTATATTGATGATAATGGATTTATAAAATTTGTTAAAATTGGTGGAATAAACGACCAAATGTTATTAAATCAAAAAGTTTTCATCCAAACAGAAGATGGAGAAGTTCCTGGAGTAATTGGTTCTAAACCACCACACATTACAAGTGCATCAGAAGCTAAAAAAATCGTACCATATACAGATATGTTCATAGATATTGGAGCAAAAGACAAAGAACAAGCAGAAGAATTAGTTTCCATTGGTGATGCTATTGTATTCCACACAGAATTTGAAGAATACTTAAATGATTTAGTAATGGGTAAAGCTCTTGATAACCGTGTAGGTTGTACTGTAATGGCAGAAGTAATGAAACAAACTGATTGTGATGCAACAGTATATGGTGTAGGAACAGTACAAGAAGAAGTAGGATTAAAAGGAGCAAAAACATCTGCATTTAAATTAAACCCTGATTTAGCAATTGCATTAGACACTACTATTGCTGGAGATCACCCTGGAGTTAAACCAGAAAATGCACCGGCAAAAGCAGGAGAAGGACCTGTAATTGTATTTGCTGATGCTAGTGGTAGAGGATTATTAAGTCATCCAATGATGAAAAAATTATTAATTGAAGCAGCAGAAGCAGCAGAAATTGATTACCAAGTAGAAGTAGGTGATGGTGGAACAACTGATGCTACAGCTATCCATCTTACCCGTGAAGGTATTCCAACAACAACATTATCTGTTGCAACAAGATATATTCACACACCAGTAAGTGTTGTAAGTGTAAAAGATATTGAAGACACTGTAAAACTTATCCTTGAATTCTTAAAAAGATTATAA
- a CDS encoding diphthine--ammonia ligase, protein MKAVVLFSGGKDSTMAVYHAQRNGDEIYALLTMVSRNAESYMFHVPAIHMVDYCSAAMEIPVIDVLTDGIKEEELNDLENMLTRLKDKGIEVVYTGALESEYQRSRIDKICEKLSLKSISPMWHQNPIDYMNEIVDLGFEVILTGVSAYGLDKNWLGRKITKEAIDELITLNKKYGIHPAFEGGEAETLVLDAPMYDRRIVIDDVEIDWHVDSGTYIIKEAHLEEKYDYSIE, encoded by the coding sequence ATTAAAGCAGTTGTTTTATTTTCAGGAGGTAAAGATAGTACAATGGCGGTATACCATGCTCAAAGAAATGGTGATGAAATCTATGCACTATTAACAATGGTTTCTCGTAATGCTGAATCTTACATGTTTCATGTGCCTGCTATACATATGGTGGATTATTGTTCTGCAGCAATGGAAATTCCTGTTATTGATGTATTAACTGATGGAATAAAAGAAGAAGAATTAAATGATTTAGAAAATATGTTGACTAGATTAAAAGATAAGGGAATAGAAGTAGTATATACTGGAGCTCTTGAATCTGAATATCAAAGGTCACGTATTGATAAAATATGTGAAAAATTATCTTTAAAATCAATATCACCAATGTGGCATCAAAATCCAATAGATTATATGAATGAAATAGTTGATTTAGGTTTCGAAGTGATTTTAACTGGCGTGTCTGCTTATGGGTTAGATAAGAATTGGTTAGGGCGTAAAATAACAAAAGAGGCTATTGATGAATTAATAACTCTTAATAAAAAATATGGTATTCATCCAGCTTTTGAAGGTGGGGAAGCTGAAACATTAGTTTTAGATGCACCAATGTATGATAGAAGGATAGTTATTGATGATGTAGAAATTGATTGGCATGTTGATAGTGGAACATATATTATAAAAGAAGCCCATCTTGAAGAAAAATATGATTATAGTATAGAATAA
- a CDS encoding RNA-binding domain-containing protein, producing MKAKVNPTEDLNKVKSSIKNITTAKKAIDLIITDKINDEYLSISGDIYLLNTISSLIKSNEITEVASNILNKNKTENSLKFYVNKQAAYHNKFHMSDEDISTLGDIEVTIKTMNPDDVIHWIIN from the coding sequence ATAAAAGCAAAGGTAAATCCAACAGAAGACCTAAACAAAGTAAAAAGCAGTATAAAAAATATAACAACCGCAAAAAAAGCAATAGATCTAATAATAACAGACAAAATAAACGATGAATATCTTAGCATTAGTGGTGATATTTATTTACTTAATACAATTAGTTCATTAATTAAATCTAATGAAATCACAGAAGTTGCTAGTAATATACTTAATAAAAACAAGACAGAAAACTCCCTAAAATTCTATGTAAATAAACAAGCAGCATATCATAATAAATTTCATATGAGTGATGAAGATATATCTACTCTTGGAGATATTGAAGTTACAATAAAAACTATGAATCCAGATGATGTAATACATTGGATTATAAACTAA
- a CDS encoding AAA family ATPase, whose product MKVYGVTGLPGSGKSIISRIAKKEGIHTISMGDVIREEAEKNNCTTGAAAINLRKKYGNNVVADRCVKKILNHSKNRNNKKTTVKKIYKTHNNHNKNKPVPTKFRKIEQDIYIIEGIRSSYEVKYFKRYFKNFKIIAIHSNQESRFNRLKRRKRSDDSDDYKTFLERDRRELKFGIGNVISLADYMLINEGPIQIFKNSVRALIINEIKPKNNFRKSNKSKNKSKGKSNRRPKQSKKQYKKYNNRKKSNRSNNNRQNKR is encoded by the coding sequence TTGAAAGTCTATGGAGTAACAGGCCTTCCTGGTTCAGGTAAAAGTATAATATCACGTATTGCTAAAAAAGAAGGCATACATACAATAAGTATGGGTGATGTTATACGCGAAGAAGCGGAGAAAAATAACTGTACAACAGGTGCTGCAGCAATTAATTTAAGAAAAAAATATGGAAACAATGTTGTAGCAGATAGATGTGTTAAAAAAATATTAAATCACTCCAAAAATAGAAATAATAAGAAAACAACTGTTAAAAAAATATATAAAACACATAACAATCATAATAAAAATAAGCCTGTTCCTACAAAATTCAGGAAAATAGAACAAGACATATATATAATTGAAGGAATTAGAAGTTCTTATGAAGTCAAATATTTTAAAAGATATTTTAAGAATTTCAAAATAATTGCAATACATTCTAATCAAGAATCACGATTTAATAGACTCAAACGAAGAAAAAGAAGTGATGATTCTGATGATTATAAAACATTTCTTGAAAGAGATAGACGTGAACTAAAATTTGGTATAGGTAATGTTATCTCACTAGCAGATTATATGCTCATAAATGAAGGACCAATACAAATATTTAAAAATAGTGTGAGAGCTCTGATTATAAATGAAATCAAACCAAAAAATAATTTCAGAAAATCAAACAAAAGTAAGAATAAAAGCAAAGGTAAATCCAACAGAAGACCTAAACAAAGTAAAAAGCAGTATAAAAAATATAACAACCGCAAAAAAAGCAATAGATCTAATAATAACAGACAAAATAAACGATGA
- a CDS encoding phosphopantothenate/pantothenate synthetase — MLNKDHPRYQSLVYRDKIVKAHKQGILADSGMIAHGRGETFDYLIGEKTTPNSQNTIDIAACYFLTSKNPVLSVNGNTTALVSKEVAELSKLLDIPVEINLYYRTPERIRNIEKVYNNLGVKELLGTDDDDFIDTPNLNGPRSPVSIEGIRKADLVFIPLEDGDRAEKLSALNKNIINIDLNPLSRTAQTSTVTIVDNIVRAMPAIITSINKYIDYDKKNLQEKIDNFDNKINLNNAIQDIIKRFE; from the coding sequence ATGTTAAATAAAGATCATCCAAGATATCAATCATTAGTATATAGGGATAAAATAGTAAAAGCACACAAACAAGGAATTCTAGCAGATTCAGGTATGATTGCTCATGGTAGAGGTGAAACCTTTGATTATTTAATTGGTGAAAAAACCACCCCTAATTCACAAAATACAATTGATATAGCAGCATGTTATTTTTTAACAAGTAAAAACCCTGTTTTATCAGTGAATGGTAATACTACTGCACTAGTATCTAAAGAAGTAGCAGAATTATCTAAATTATTAGATATTCCTGTTGAAATCAACTTATATTACAGAACACCTGAAAGAATTAGAAATATTGAAAAAGTATACAATAATTTAGGTGTTAAAGAATTACTTGGTACTGACGATGATGATTTTATAGATACACCTAACCTGAATGGTCCAAGATCACCTGTGAGTATAGAAGGAATTAGAAAAGCTGATTTAGTATTCATACCCCTTGAAGATGGTGATAGAGCAGAGAAACTAAGTGCTCTTAATAAGAATATTATTAATATTGATTTAAACCCATTATCTAGAACTGCACAGACCTCTACAGTAACAATAGTAGATAATATTGTACGCGCAATGCCTGCTATAATTACATCAATAAATAAATACATAGATTATGATAAGAAGAATCTTCAAGAAAAAATAGATAACTTTGATAATAAAATAAACTTAAATAATGCAATTCAAGATATAATAAAAAGATTTGAATAA
- a CDS encoding preprotein translocase subunit SecD: protein MVTIKEATRQFLKRPRTIILIVLLIASVAAVAGFGLQEGLDLAGGSMIQLHLEEPVDQDTMTTVTAVLDKRLNAFGISDVKVRQSGDQDVIVEIAGIQPEEVKNIISTPGKFEAKINGETALSGSDITSVSAAEVTGTQWKVPFTVSTEAANKFAEVAKGQAGASVEMYLDDELISSPQLDAGLANGVGSTEIEVSGGEQSKEEAQEKATDIHTVLESGALPVKLSISGVNSVSAELGSQFETGALIAGVLALIAIVIVVTIKYKSPSLIVPIIVTSLSELVIILGFAAVTHWNLDLAAIAGIIASIGTGVDDQIVMTDEVLARQDRSNRKNIVKTRIKDAFFIVYASAGTLIAAMLPLAYIGFSRGATGIGMLTGFAVTTVVGVIVGIFITRPVFADYMETFLVKSPKKQMMSGKTKTNKPKKNKKKGRKTIAREEAEKNKKNRR from the coding sequence GTGGTCACAATTAAAGAAGCTACTAGACAATTCTTAAAAAGACCACGAACAATAATTTTAATAGTACTTCTTATTGCTAGTGTAGCTGCAGTAGCAGGATTTGGTCTTCAAGAAGGACTAGATCTTGCAGGAGGTTCTATGATACAACTTCACCTAGAAGAACCTGTTGATCAAGATACTATGACCACAGTAACTGCAGTACTTGATAAAAGATTAAATGCATTTGGTATTAGTGATGTTAAAGTAAGACAAAGTGGAGACCAAGATGTTATTGTTGAAATAGCAGGTATTCAACCAGAAGAAGTTAAAAATATTATTAGTACTCCTGGTAAATTTGAAGCAAAAATAAATGGTGAAACAGCCCTTAGTGGTTCAGATATTACTAGTGTATCTGCAGCAGAAGTAACAGGTACACAATGGAAAGTACCATTTACAGTATCTACAGAAGCAGCAAATAAATTCGCAGAAGTAGCTAAAGGACAAGCAGGAGCTTCAGTAGAAATGTACCTTGATGATGAACTTATCTCATCACCACAACTAGATGCTGGATTAGCTAATGGTGTAGGTTCAACAGAAATAGAAGTATCTGGTGGAGAACAATCAAAAGAAGAAGCTCAAGAAAAAGCAACAGATATCCACACTGTTCTTGAATCAGGTGCATTACCAGTGAAACTTTCAATTAGTGGAGTTAATAGTGTATCAGCAGAACTTGGTTCTCAATTTGAAACAGGTGCATTAATTGCAGGTGTACTAGCATTAATTGCTATTGTAATAGTTGTAACTATTAAATATAAATCACCATCCCTTATTGTACCAATCATAGTAACTAGTTTATCAGAATTAGTTATTATTTTAGGATTTGCAGCTGTAACACACTGGAATTTAGATTTAGCAGCAATTGCAGGTATAATTGCATCGATTGGTACTGGTGTAGATGACCAGATTGTTATGACTGATGAAGTACTTGCAAGACAAGATAGAAGTAATAGAAAAAATATTGTTAAAACAAGAATTAAAGATGCATTCTTCATAGTATATGCTTCAGCAGGTACTTTAATTGCTGCAATGTTACCTTTAGCTTATATTGGATTTTCAAGAGGTGCTACAGGTATTGGTATGCTTACTGGTTTTGCAGTAACAACTGTTGTAGGTGTTATTGTAGGTATATTTATAACAAGACCAGTATTTGCAGATTACATGGAAACATTCCTTGTTAAAAGTCCTAAAAAACAAATGATGTCTGGAAAAACAAAGACCAATAAACCTAAGAAAAATAAGAAAAAAGGTAGAAAAACTATTGCAAGAGAAGAAGCTGAAAAAAATAAAAAAAATAGACGATAG